A stretch of Aspergillus nidulans FGSC A4 chromosome VI DNA encodes these proteins:
- a CDS encoding protein sgdD (transcript_id=CADANIAT00009622) — MHQRTLISASRGLISRRASAASFNCTSCPTFFGFAVRRSLATLPNLPLFRALKNHDPARLAVVHNPSFRSFTYGNLVADVVKAQDQLWNSSGRGRDGLRGERIAFLAENSYDYVVILLSILASDAIAVPLSTGFPIHELKYIMNNSQAGMLVATERYADMAEKIMEGELDRQPILDMRGKIRTGSSDVGAVELEGLDGNSGGMMLYTSGTTNRPVRLLADLADGVVIPQSALASQAASLLEAWKYSPGDRLLHLLPLHHIHGTVNAIITPVLSGSSIEFMFPFNPTAVWNRLAEPFLPEGTKDKITFLNAVPTIYNRLLSTFPTLSPQVQSASKVAISPEHLRLNISGSAALPTPTKKAWQDLSNGNVLLERYGMTEVGMALSCGLDFTDRVDGSVGWPLPSVEVRLVDTDTNKVIQPGEEIDGSGRAREGEIQLRGPTIFREYWGNEKATQETFAPDADGKGPWFKTGDVATRRSVETAGLGKSGEWAKGPMYFIQGRRSVDIIKVGGEKVSALEVERELLSLYVHQVLPSSLQELIEVTRPQIAEAAVVGLPSEQWGQKVVAIVVLNSEVAARTGRNGKSWGVLDMRWALKDRLAAYKLPSEMKVLEGAIPRNAMGKGTVLLLTSFTSLVPC, encoded by the exons ATGCACCAACGCACATTAATCTCCGCCTCGAGGGGCCTTATCTCTCGCCGCGCTTCTGCAGCATCCTTCAACTGCACATCGTGCCCAACGTTCTTTGGCTTCGCTGTCCGCCGATCCCTCGCAACACTTCCGAACCTCCCTCTTTTCCGTGCGCTGAAAAACCACGACCCCGCTCGTCTCGCAGTTGTACATAACCCGTCCTTCCGATCATTTACGTACGGGAACCTTGTCGCAGATGTAGTCAAAGCACAGGATCAGCTGTGGAATTCATCTGGCCGTGGACGAGATGGGCTTCGGGGTGAACGAATCGCATTTCTGGCGGAGAATAGCTACGACTACGTAG TGATCTTGCTTTCTATACTTGCGAGCGATGCCATTGCAGTCCCTCTGTCGACTGGGTTTCCAATTCACGAGTTGAAGTATATCATGAATAACTCCCAGGCCGGAATGTTGGTTGCTACGGAGCGGTATGCGGATATGGCGGAGAAGATTATGGAAGGAGAGTTGGATCGACAGCCTATTCTTGACATGCGTGGGAAGATTAGAACCGGTAGCTCCGATGTTGGGGCTGTAGAGTTGGAAGGTCTCGATGGGAACAGTGGTGGGATGATGCTTTATACGTCTGGGACAACGAACAGGCCGGTACGACTCCTGGCGGATCTAGCGGATG GTGTGGTGATCCCGCAGTCTGCGCTCGCGTCGCAGGCGGCGTCGTTGCTAGAAGCATGGAAGTATAGCCCGGGTGACAGGCTCCTACATCTCCTTCCCCTGCATCATATCCATGGAACAGTGAACGCAATTATAACGCCAGTCCTATCTGGGTCCTCGATCGAGTTTATGTTCCCATTTAATCCCACCGCGGTGTGGAACCGTCTCGCCGAGCCATTTCTACCAGAGGGAACAAAAGACAAAATCACATTCCTCAACGCTGTGCCAACGATTTACAACAGACTCCTATCAACCTTTCCCACTCTTTCACCTCAGGTTCAGTCGGCATCCAAAGTCGCCATTTCCCCCGAACATCTCCGGCTCAACATCTCCGGCTCCGCGGCGCTCCCAACACCTACTAAAAAGGCCTGGCAGGATCTCAGCAACGGTAACGTCTTGCTTGAACGCTATGGGATGACAGAGGTCGGGATGGCGCTTAGTTGCGGACTTGACTTTACAGACCGCGTTGACGGCAGCGTTGGCTGGCCTCTACCATCCGTTGAAGTCCGACTCGTTGACACCGACACAAACAAGGTCATCCAACCTGGCGAGGAAATTGATGGTAGTGGCCGCGCTCGCGAGGGAGAAATCCAGCTTCGCGGCCCTACCATCTTCCGCGAGTACTGGGGCAACGAGAAAGCGACGCAAGAAACGTTTGCCCCAGACGCCGACGGTAAGGGACCCTGGTTCAAAACAGGCGATGTCGCAACCCGCCGCTCTGTGGAGACCGCTGGGCTAGGGAAGAGCGGTGAATGGGCTAAGGGCCCAATGTATTTCATTCAGGGTCGACGCAgcgtcgacatcatcaaggTCGGCGGGGAAAAGGTCAGCGCGCTGGAGGTTGAGCGGGAATTGCTTTCGCTGTATGTCCATCAAGttttgccctcttctctaCAAGAACTAATTGAGGTTACCAGGCCGCAAATCGCTGAAGCAGCCGTCGTCGGTCTCCCTTCTGAGCAATGGGGCCAAAAAGTCGTGGCCATTGTCGTCCTTAATTCTGAGGTTGCTGCGAGGACAGGCCGGAATGGGAAGTCCTGGGGGGTCCTCGATATGCGGTGGGCGTTGAAGGACCGCCTTGCAGCGTATAAGTTGCCGTCTGAGATGAAGGTTTTGGAGGGGGCGATTCCAAGGAATGCAATGGGAAAGGGTACAGTTCTTCTACTCACATCCTTTACTTCTTTAGTCCCCTGCTAA
- a CDS encoding sugar O-acetyltransferase (transcript_id=CADANIAT00009620), whose product MAAPAKRPEIIEIARGLDHIPMCEDYEKMISGMMYNPLLPTLAAARHRCRGVASDYNNLDTKAVSWEEIGERRFELLKNVVGRVGEGTFVEPPFWPDYGCNIVIGKECFVNFNFTALDTSLIVIGDRVQLGPNVSIYTAGHDTSILSRRKFVEFGHPVFIGDDCWIGGNVIILPGVRIGEGCTIGAGSVVTKDIPPFSVAVGSPCKAIKTIQSAEEELNDPKNPYRDLPEKSG is encoded by the exons ATGGCCGCCCCAGCGAAAAGGCCGGAGATTATCGAGATTGCACGCGGGCTGGACCACATCCCCATGTGTGAGGATTACGAAAAGATGATTTCGGGAATGAT GTACAATCCCCTGCTTCCCACTCTTGCCGCAGCACGGCACCGCTGCCGGGGCGTGGCAAGTGATTACAACAATCTCGACACAAAGGCCGTCTCCTGGGAGGAGATTGGGGAACGCCGGTTCGAGTTGTTAAAGAATGTTGTTGGGCGGGTTGGAGAAGGCACCTTTGTCGAGCCTCCATTTTGGCCAGACTATGGGTGCAATATTGTAATTGGGAAGGAATGCTTTGTGAATTTCAA CTTTACGGCCCTGGACACGAGCCTAATCGTCATTGGCGACCGCGTGCAGCTTGGTCCTAACGTATCCATTTACACGGCAGGCCACGACACATCCATCCTATCCCGACGCAAGTTCGTCGAGTTTGGTCACCCCGTGTTTATTGGAGATGATTGCTGGATTGGGGGAAATGTGATTATTCTGCCTGGCGTGAGGATTGGAGAAGGGTGCACAATTGGGGCGGGGAGTGTGGTTACGAAGGATATCCCGCCGTTTTCGGTTGCAGTGGGTAGCCCTTGTAAGGCCATAAAGACCATTCAAAGTGCGGAGGAGGAGTTGAACGATCCCAAGAATCCGTATAGGGATTTGCCAGAGAAGTCGGGGTAG
- a CDS encoding glycoside hydrolase family 7 protein (transcript_id=CADANIAT00009621) codes for MALLLSLSLLATTISAQQIGTPEIRPRLTTYHCTSANGCTEQNTSVVLDAATHPIHDASNPSVSCTTSNGLNPALCPDKQTCADNCVIDGITDYAAHGVETHGSRLTLTQYRNVNGALSSVSPRVYLVDESDPDEQEYRALSLLAQEFTFTVNVSALPCGMNGALYLSEMSPSGGRSALNPAGASYGTGYCDAQCYVNPWINGEGNINGYGACCNEMDIWEANSRSTGFTPHACLYEPEETEGRGVYECASEDECDSAGENDGICDKWGCGFNPYALGNTEYYGRGQGFEVDTKEPFTVVTQFLTDDGTSTGALTEIRRLYIQNGQVIENAVVSSGADSLTDSLCASTASWFDSYGGMEGMGRALGRGMVLAMSIWNDAGGYMQWLDGGDAGPCNATEGAPEFIEEHTPWTRVVFEDLKWGDIGSTFQAS; via the coding sequence ATGGCTCTGTTACTATctctcagccttcttgccaCAACAATCTCAGCCCAACAGATTGGGACGCCAGAAATCCGGCCACGTCTTACTACCTACCACTGTACTTCCGCCAACGGCTGTACAGAGCAGAATACCTCTGTGGTGCTCGATGCCGCCACGCACCCCATCCACGATGCATCCAACCCCAGTGTCTCCTGCACCACCTCAAATGGGCTAAACCCTGCTCTATGCCCAGACAAGCAGACTTGCGCAGACAACTGCGTCATCGACGGCATAACTGACTATGCTGCGCACGGAGTCGAAACCCATGGGTCGCGGTTGACACTCACTCAATACCGAAACGTGAACGGGGCGCTCTCCTCTGTTTCACCGAGGGTCTATCTCGTTGATGAGTCCGACCCTGATGAGCAGGAGTATCGAGCCTTGTCCCTGCTCGCCCAAGAATTTACCTTCACTGTCAACGTCTCCGCGCTCCCATGCGGGATGAACGGCGCGCTATATCTCTCCGAAATGTCTCCCTCCGGCGGGCGCAGCGCGCTCAACCCCGCCGGAGCCTCCTATGGCACAGGCTACTGCGATGCCCAATGTTATGTGAATCCCTGGATCAACGGCGAGGGAAACATCAACGGCTACGGAGCCTGCTGCAACGAGATGGACATCTGGGAGGCTAATTCGCGGAGTACGGGGTTCACGCCTCATGCTTGTTTATATGAGCCGGAGGAAACTGAGGGAAGAGGGGTATACGAATGCGCCTCCGAAGATGAGTGCGATAGCGCGGGCGAGAATGACGGCATCTGCGATAAGTGGGGATGCGGCTTTAACCCGTATGCTCTGGGAAATACAGAGTACTACGGCCGTGGCCAAGGGTTTGAAGTCGACACTAAAGAGCCCTTCACGGTCGTGACACAGTTCCTGACGGATGACGGAACAAGTACAGGTGCTTTAACCGAGATTAGACGGCTATATATCCAAAACGGGCAGGTCATCGAGAACGCAGTTGTCTCGTCTGGTGCAGACTCGCTGACCGATTCCCTCTGCGCCTCTACCGCGTCATGGTTCGACTCATACGGAGGAATGGAAGGGATGGGAAGGGCGCTTGGCCGTGGGATGGTCCTCGCCATGAGTATCTGGAATGATGCGGGTGGCTACATGCAGTGGCTCGACGGTGGGGATGCAGGACCCTGTAATGCCACCGAGGGCGCACCGGAATTTATTGAGGAGCATACGCCGTGGACAAGGGTTGTCTTTGAAGATTTGAAGTGGGGTGATATTGGCAGTACTTTCCAGGCGTCTTAG